A stretch of Pempheris klunzingeri isolate RE-2024b chromosome 19, fPemKlu1.hap1, whole genome shotgun sequence DNA encodes these proteins:
- the uck1 gene encoding uridine-cytidine kinase 1, whose translation MDALGALDEAERPRHRPFLIGVSGGTASGKSTVCAKIMELLGQNKVDHRQRKVAIISQDSFYRVLTPDQKAKALKGQYNFDHPEAFDNELMYKTLKDIVEGRVVEVPTYDFVTHSRLEDRITVYPADVVLFEGILVFYPQIVRDMFHMKLFVDTDSDVRLSRRVLRDMNRGRDLEQILTQYTTFVKPAFEEFCLPTKKYADVIIPRGVDNMVAINLIVQHIQDILNGDICKWQRGSINGHGRGFKRAISEQGDLQNGTANPPGKRVLLEPSCRPH comes from the exons ATGGATGCCCTCGGAGCCCTAGACGAGGCAGAGAGGCCACGACATCGCCCATTCCTAATAGGAGTCAGCGGAGGAACCGCCAGCGGCAAG TCAACAGTTTGCGCCAAGATCATGGAGCTTCTGGGCCAGAACAAGGTGGACCATCGCCAGAGGAAGGTGGCTATTATAAGCCAAGACAGCTTCTACAGAGTCCTTACTCCTGACCAAAAGGCGAAAGCGCTTAAGGGCCAGTACAACTTTGATCACCCAG AGGCATTTGACAATGAGTTGATGTATAAAACCTTGAAGGACATTGTGGAGGGTAGGGTGGTTGAAGTGCCAACGTATGACTTCGTCACCCATTCCAG GTTGGAGGACAGAATCACAGTTTACCCAGCAGATGTGGTTCTCTTTGAGGGGATCCTGGTCTTCTACCCCCAGATAGTGCGCGACATGTTCCACATGAAGCTCTTCGTGGACACAGATTCAGACGTCAGACTGTCTCGCAGAG TTCTTCGAGACatgaacagagggagagacCTGGAGCAGATCCTCACTCAGTATACAACGTTTGTCAAGCCCGCTTTTGAAGAGTTTTGCTTGCCT ACAAAGAAGTATGCAGATGTCATCATTCCAAGGGGAGTTGACAACATGg TGGCCATCAACCTCATCGTACAGCACATCCAAGACATCCTGAATGGCGACATCTGCAAATGGCAACGCGGGTCCATCAACGGCCACGGACGGGGCTTTAAACGGGCCATTTCGGAGCAGGGCGACCTGCAGAACGGTACCGCTAATCCCCCGGGAAAGAGGGTCTTGCTGGAGCCCAGCTGTCGGCCTCACTGA